Proteins encoded together in one Entomobacter blattae window:
- the recJ gene encoding single-stranded-DNA-specific exonuclease RecJ translates to MSTKMLGCTQSQQQEGGGSRYVLNVGSSASHRRWLWRSSLQGDHSESEQEIAQKERLSARLSQQLQISDFLAGLISSRGIPFDEVEDYLSPTLRKTLVNPFLMQEMEKAASRLVQAIKNSETVGIFADYDVDGACAGALLQLVLMELGCMVHIHVPDRIQEGYGPNKEAIENLRQKGATLIVCVDCGTVAGPILNPLLQGGDIVVFDHHKSEELPKVTAVVNPNRPGGDKPIFSNLCAAGVVFMGCIASFKLLREGGFFNARKEPDLKHYLDLVALATVCDVMPLTHMNRALVAQGLKVITAQERVGLRMLGKVAGVKHPYTVTSLGFALGPRINAGGRIGDSSLGVKLLTSRDEEEALQIAYKLDEVNKNRQVIEGDILKYAMEQAEKQVKSGCATILLSGREWHQGVVGIIAGRIKEAFNRPALVGVHLEEEGLIKGSARSVVGLDIAFPIMQAVQAGLLKGGGGHAMAAGFALDVEKQEVFHSFLEKSLKDAVDLPPKPDLIIDRIVSAPALTLNLAEDLAVMAPFGNGNEEPVLAVPYLRVVRKDRIGDKGNTLRVIFSSEGGIRLKGILFQASHSPVAQALEENYEGWWHVVGQLRAEHWNGQKNLSFFIKDATKV, encoded by the coding sequence GTGTCGACAAAAATGCTAGGGTGCACCCAATCTCAACAGCAAGAAGGGGGCGGTTCTCGATATGTATTAAATGTTGGTTCCAGTGCTAGTCATCGGCGCTGGCTTTGGCGAAGCTCCTTGCAGGGGGATCATTCAGAGAGTGAGCAGGAAATTGCCCAAAAAGAGCGCTTATCGGCCCGACTTTCCCAGCAATTACAAATTTCTGATTTTTTGGCAGGCCTCATTAGTAGCCGTGGCATTCCCTTTGATGAGGTGGAGGATTATCTTTCCCCTACTTTAAGGAAAACACTGGTCAATCCATTTTTGATGCAGGAAATGGAAAAAGCGGCTAGCCGGCTTGTGCAAGCTATTAAAAATTCTGAGACTGTCGGCATTTTTGCTGATTATGATGTAGATGGCGCTTGTGCAGGAGCTCTTTTGCAGCTTGTTCTTATGGAGTTGGGATGCATGGTTCATATTCATGTCCCCGATCGCATTCAAGAAGGTTATGGTCCCAATAAGGAGGCTATTGAGAACTTGCGGCAAAAGGGTGCCACCCTGATTGTGTGTGTTGATTGTGGGACTGTTGCCGGCCCAATCCTTAATCCCTTATTACAGGGGGGAGATATTGTGGTTTTTGACCATCATAAATCAGAGGAATTGCCGAAGGTTACAGCGGTGGTTAATCCCAACCGCCCTGGTGGTGATAAGCCCATTTTTTCTAATTTATGTGCTGCCGGCGTTGTCTTTATGGGGTGTATAGCCAGCTTTAAACTCTTGAGGGAGGGAGGCTTTTTTAACGCACGAAAAGAGCCAGATCTTAAACACTATCTGGATTTGGTTGCCTTGGCGACTGTATGCGATGTTATGCCCCTTACACACATGAACCGAGCCTTGGTAGCCCAAGGCCTTAAGGTTATCACTGCCCAGGAGAGGGTTGGGTTAAGAATGTTGGGAAAGGTTGCAGGGGTTAAACACCCTTATACGGTAACATCTCTTGGCTTTGCTTTGGGGCCACGTATTAATGCTGGCGGCCGTATAGGGGATTCCTCTTTAGGGGTTAAGCTTTTGACAAGCCGAGATGAAGAAGAGGCCCTTCAGATAGCCTATAAGCTTGACGAGGTTAACAAAAACCGACAGGTAATAGAAGGCGATATTCTCAAATATGCCATGGAACAGGCAGAAAAGCAGGTTAAAAGCGGGTGTGCAACTATTTTGCTTTCTGGCCGGGAGTGGCATCAAGGGGTCGTTGGCATTATTGCTGGCCGTATTAAAGAGGCGTTTAACCGACCTGCTTTGGTTGGGGTTCATTTGGAGGAAGAGGGCCTTATAAAAGGTTCTGCCCGTTCTGTCGTTGGGTTAGATATTGCCTTTCCCATTATGCAGGCTGTTCAAGCGGGTTTACTTAAGGGCGGTGGAGGGCATGCCATGGCTGCTGGCTTTGCCCTTGATGTTGAAAAACAAGAAGTTTTTCATAGTTTTTTAGAAAAAAGCCTGAAAGATGCAGTGGATTTACCCCCCAAACCTGACCTGATTATTGACCGTATCGTTTCCGCACCAGCTCTTACCCTAAATTTGGCAGAAGACTTGGCCGTGATGGCCCCTTTTGGAAATGGGAATGAGGAACCTGTTCTGGCCGTTCCTTATTTGCGGGTGGTCAGGAAAGATAGAATAGGGGATAAAGGAAATACTTTACGGGTTATTTTTTCATCAGAAGGAGGGATCAGGCTTAAGGGGATTTTATTTCAGGCCAGTCATTCTCCTGTGGCGCAGGCTTTAGAAGAGAATTATGAGGGATGGTGGCATGTTGTTGGTCAATTGCGGGCTGAGCATTGGAATGGCCAAAAAAACTTATCTTTTTTTATAAAAGATGCCACAAAAGTATAA
- a CDS encoding homoserine dehydrogenase, translating into MKEKTMPLYAPPKRSAESSPLRLGIVGLGTVGVGVLRLLEKNAAVIAARAGCALKVVAVSSRDRHRNRGVDLSGYRWYEQPEALVDDPEVDVVIELIGGAEGAARSVVKKALQAVKPVVTANKALIAVHGVELADIAQKNSVPLMFEAAVAGGIPVIKAIREGLAADHLYWVGGILNGTCNYILSTMRKTGRDFAEILKEAQALGYAEADPSTDIDGIDTAHKLCILAALSFGMPVDFSSIYIEGIRHIGADDLHFAEKMGYRLKLLGISCLTRNGELEARVHPCLVAGGHPLGYVDGVFNAIVAKGDFIGQLTLEGPGAGAGPTATAVVADLIDVARGSTVPVWGAYHSGGSPIRSVSRDMFEGPYYIRVDVNDRPGVVADITACLRDCGVSLKSMLQEEERYETEGTFKNVPLVFITHSTLEASVMRAISLISALPQVVGQPVMIRMIGHT; encoded by the coding sequence ATGAAAGAAAAAACCATGCCTTTATATGCCCCTCCCAAACGTTCAGCAGAGTCCTCACCTTTGCGTCTCGGCATTGTCGGTTTGGGAACAGTCGGCGTAGGTGTGTTACGCCTGTTGGAGAAAAATGCGGCTGTTATTGCTGCCCGGGCGGGGTGTGCGTTAAAAGTGGTGGCCGTTTCCTCCCGGGATCGCCATCGCAATAGGGGGGTCGATCTTTCGGGTTATCGCTGGTATGAGCAGCCTGAGGCTCTGGTCGATGACCCAGAAGTAGACGTTGTCATAGAGCTGATTGGCGGGGCAGAGGGGGCTGCACGGTCTGTGGTCAAAAAAGCTTTGCAGGCGGTAAAACCTGTTGTTACGGCCAATAAGGCTCTCATTGCCGTACATGGGGTAGAACTGGCCGATATAGCCCAGAAAAACTCTGTGCCGCTCATGTTTGAGGCCGCTGTGGCGGGGGGAATTCCCGTTATTAAGGCCATACGCGAGGGATTGGCTGCAGACCATCTTTACTGGGTAGGCGGGATTTTAAATGGAACGTGCAATTATATTCTTAGTACAATGCGTAAAACAGGGCGAGATTTTGCAGAAATCTTGAAAGAAGCTCAGGCATTGGGCTATGCTGAAGCTGACCCCTCTACCGATATTGATGGGATAGATACAGCTCATAAGCTTTGTATTCTTGCGGCCCTATCCTTTGGAATGCCGGTTGATTTTTCTTCAATCTATATTGAAGGAATTCGCCATATCGGTGCAGATGATCTGCATTTTGCTGAAAAAATGGGGTATAGATTAAAGCTTTTGGGTATTTCCTGCTTGACCCGCAATGGCGAGCTTGAAGCAAGGGTGCATCCGTGTTTGGTGGCAGGTGGCCACCCATTGGGGTATGTGGATGGGGTGTTTAATGCCATTGTGGCAAAAGGGGATTTTATAGGTCAACTCACACTAGAGGGCCCCGGGGCAGGGGCGGGTCCAACGGCTACGGCTGTTGTTGCTGATTTAATAGATGTGGCAAGGGGGAGTACTGTGCCCGTTTGGGGGGCCTATCATTCTGGTGGATCTCCTATTAGAAGTGTCTCGCGCGATATGTTTGAAGGCCCATATTATATTCGGGTAGATGTTAATGATAGGCCTGGCGTTGTTGCCGATATTACGGCATGCCTGCGTGATTGTGGTGTTTCCCTTAAAAGCATGCTGCAGGAGGAAGAGCGTTACGAAACGGAGGGTACTTTTAAGAATGTTCCTCTTGTTTTTATTACCCATTCTACACTGGAAGCTTCGGTGATGCGGGCGATAAGCCTTATTTCTGCATTGCCCCAGGTTGTAGGCCAGCCCGTTATGATCCGGATGATTGGGCATACCTAA
- a CDS encoding LL-diaminopimelate aminotransferase, which translates to MTEEFHRIRRLPPYVFAEVNKAKAAARARGEDIIDLGMGNPDSSPPAHVVQKLVETLNNPRVHGYSVSKGIPGLRKALVAYYERRFGVGLNPETEAIVTLGSKEGLANLAMAITSPGDTILVPNPSYPIHQFGFIIAGASVRSIPATPDEDMLRALERAVRHSVPKPTALIVNFPSNPTAFLADLDFYKELVSFAKREDIWILSDLAYSEIYFGDRIPPSILQIPGAKDVAVEFTSLSKTYSMAGWRIGFAAGNPRLIGALTRIKSYLDYGAFTPVQVAATAALNGPQDYVENLRGMYKERRDVLIRGLHNAGWMVPSPEGSMFAWAPLPEKFSTMGSVGFAKLLMEEAKVAVAPGLGFGEYGEGFVRIGLVENVQRLRQATRAIKAFMTAHGIGPAKEAKASKKLAPSPGMVQNL; encoded by the coding sequence ATGACTGAAGAATTTCACCGTATTCGCCGCTTGCCGCCCTATGTTTTTGCAGAAGTAAACAAGGCTAAAGCAGCAGCCCGAGCTAGGGGGGAGGATATTATAGATCTGGGGATGGGAAACCCTGATAGCAGCCCGCCAGCCCATGTTGTACAAAAACTGGTGGAAACCCTTAATAACCCCCGTGTGCATGGCTATTCAGTCAGTAAGGGGATTCCAGGGTTACGCAAGGCCTTGGTAGCCTATTATGAACGCCGCTTTGGAGTGGGGCTTAATCCAGAAACTGAGGCGATTGTAACGTTAGGCTCCAAGGAAGGGTTGGCCAATCTGGCCATGGCCATTACCAGCCCTGGAGATACGATTTTGGTTCCCAATCCTTCTTATCCTATTCACCAGTTTGGTTTTATTATTGCGGGGGCTTCGGTGCGTTCAATTCCTGCCACTCCGGATGAGGATATGTTGCGGGCCTTAGAAAGGGCTGTGCGGCACTCCGTTCCTAAACCAACAGCCTTGATTGTGAATTTCCCTTCCAATCCTACAGCCTTTTTGGCTGATCTGGATTTTTATAAAGAGTTGGTCAGCTTTGCCAAGCGCGAAGATATTTGGATCCTTTCAGATTTAGCCTATTCTGAAATTTATTTTGGAGATCGTATTCCTCCCTCTATCCTTCAAATTCCAGGGGCTAAGGATGTGGCTGTGGAGTTTACCTCTTTGTCAAAAACTTATTCCATGGCTGGTTGGCGCATTGGGTTTGCAGCTGGTAACCCACGTTTGATTGGAGCTTTGACCCGCATAAAGTCCTATTTGGATTATGGGGCCTTTACCCCTGTACAGGTTGCTGCAACCGCTGCATTAAATGGCCCACAAGATTATGTTGAAAACTTGCGGGGCATGTATAAGGAGCGGCGTGATGTGTTAATTCGCGGGTTACATAATGCGGGTTGGATGGTTCCCTCTCCAGAGGGGTCCATGTTTGCCTGGGCTCCTCTGCCTGAAAAATTCTCTACCATGGGAAGTGTGGGGTTTGCCAAGCTTTTAATGGAAGAAGCAAAGGTTGCCGTAGCTCCTGGATTGGGGTTTGGGGAATATGGAGAGGGTTTCGTACGAATTGGCCTGGTTGAAAATGTGCAACGTCTCCGCCAGGCTACCAGAGCGATCAAGGCTTTTATGACCGCTCATGGAATAGGCCCTGCCAAAGAGGCCAAGGCGTCTAAAAAATTGGCTCCAAGCCCTGGTATGGTTCAAAACCTCTAG
- a CDS encoding OmpA family protein, whose translation MVLQRDLGVGRRLLLVFVGAGLMGGCSGGGDESGPVSWWHQQEGGVIAQNRPPPPGINDPYPYVGNTPTTIPPVPSMDYRNSLTQRLIQQRNLQERLNASSSIAEAVAQIKPVAEVSTPASSPSAIAPKAGANKTAPSGAGSSSVSIQPSPASSASGPSSEQKDTSSGAATVVPASGTPGIVFDAADRDNSEEDHAQADEGHEGLKGGKNHGAAEKETEQEIALPDFDPSMAGQDDKGVALAQTSGPLPEVPVIPPAPPRFPNFDIPADSHLPDRALPAYALADPPGQLVRFPVDSDVPVPGQEASMTSFILKNTGYHILVNGYGDARSTAPAVQAQALHVALMRANAVAKILQEKGVPAEYIMVSGFAFGHGVRLVRGG comes from the coding sequence ATGGTGTTACAACGGGATTTAGGGGTTGGGCGTCGTTTGCTGTTGGTCTTTGTTGGGGCTGGCCTTATGGGAGGTTGTAGCGGGGGAGGCGATGAGTCTGGCCCCGTGAGCTGGTGGCACCAGCAAGAAGGGGGGGTGATTGCACAGAATCGTCCACCACCACCTGGTATTAATGATCCCTATCCCTATGTCGGCAATACACCGACCACGATCCCACCGGTTCCTTCTATGGATTATCGTAATAGCCTGACCCAAAGGCTTATTCAGCAGAGAAACCTGCAGGAAAGGTTAAATGCATCTTCTTCCATTGCTGAGGCTGTAGCACAAATCAAGCCTGTGGCTGAAGTGTCTACCCCAGCTTCGAGCCCTTCTGCTATAGCACCAAAGGCTGGAGCTAACAAAACAGCTCCATCAGGAGCGGGATCTTCTTCCGTTTCTATTCAGCCATCACCAGCTTCTTCTGCATCAGGACCTTCTTCTGAGCAGAAAGATACATCATCCGGTGCGGCTACGGTTGTGCCCGCTTCTGGCACTCCAGGTATTGTGTTTGATGCTGCTGATAGGGATAATTCTGAAGAAGATCATGCGCAGGCCGATGAGGGTCATGAAGGCTTAAAAGGTGGAAAAAACCATGGAGCAGCGGAGAAAGAGACAGAACAAGAAATAGCCTTGCCTGATTTCGATCCTTCAATGGCTGGACAAGATGATAAGGGGGTTGCGTTAGCCCAAACATCTGGCCCATTACCTGAAGTGCCGGTTATTCCTCCTGCACCCCCGCGTTTTCCGAATTTTGATATCCCAGCAGATTCTCACTTGCCTGATAGGGCCCTGCCAGCCTACGCCTTAGCAGATCCGCCAGGCCAGTTGGTGCGCTTTCCTGTTGATTCCGATGTGCCTGTCCCGGGGCAGGAGGCCAGTATGACTTCCTTTATTCTCAAGAATACTGGCTATCATATTTTGGTTAATGGCTATGGTGATGCCCGCTCAACAGCCCCGGCAGTGCAGGCCCAAGCCTTGCATGTAGCACTTATGCGGGCCAATGCCGTAGCCAAAATCCTTCAAGAGAAGGGGGTTCCCGCCGAATATATTATGGTGAGTGGTTTTGCATTTGGCCATGGGGTGCGTCTTGTAAGGGGTGGGTGA
- a CDS encoding ATP-dependent Clp protease proteolytic subunit has translation MQSNISYATPANLIPQDAGQKHKLDEEETPSKAQQPEPNAEPTGSDLEKRLFEQRKVLIFGEINDKVAKAVTGKLLALAGASDKPIDVYINSPGGHVESGDTIHDMIRFVDAAAPVNLIGTGWVASAGALIYVAGHKKRRFCLPNTRFLLHQPMGGVRGPATDIDIEAREIIKMKERLNQLFAKETGQTFERIVKDTDRNYWMNAKEAIEYGLVSKVIKSITEV, from the coding sequence ATGCAAAGCAATATTTCTTATGCCACACCGGCAAACCTCATCCCACAAGATGCAGGCCAAAAACATAAACTGGATGAAGAAGAAACCCCTTCTAAAGCCCAACAACCAGAACCAAATGCTGAACCAACAGGAAGTGATCTGGAAAAACGCCTGTTTGAACAAAGAAAAGTCCTGATTTTTGGGGAAATTAACGATAAGGTCGCCAAGGCGGTTACAGGCAAGCTTCTCGCTTTGGCCGGCGCTTCCGACAAACCGATTGATGTTTATATCAATTCTCCTGGTGGGCATGTTGAAAGTGGTGATACGATCCATGATATGATTCGCTTTGTTGATGCTGCAGCCCCGGTAAACCTCATTGGAACAGGTTGGGTGGCTTCAGCAGGTGCCCTTATTTATGTGGCCGGTCATAAAAAAAGGCGGTTTTGCCTTCCCAATACCCGCTTTCTCCTTCATCAGCCCATGGGTGGTGTGCGTGGCCCTGCAACAGATATCGATATTGAAGCACGTGAAATCATTAAAATGAAAGAACGCCTTAACCAGCTTTTTGCAAAAGAAACCGGACAAACATTTGAGAGAATTGTTAAAGACACAGACAGAAACTACTGGATGAATGCAAAAGAGGCTATAGAATATGGTCTGGTTAGCAAGGTCATCAAGTCGATAACCGAGGTTTAA
- a CDS encoding ABC transporter substrate-binding protein: MITRRQLWIGGALTTTLAGTGFALYERKGPHIPTLSKEQPHRVIRLAWPRYEEDALWVVAMQKGYFSRHNLEVQIVPGLDEEEEVIGALKERQADAAIASILRWVPALYTHSLSAKLVTGLYAGTFRIFVARGSKIDRISDLQNKVIGVGDSSPNGLDRLFVSLMLRRKGMNPYKDITWRQLDEDDVLPLLEERGIDAYAAHDPDAWYFMQENVGDIQQLFSSITGQYEGRVNRVLGVDEGFLEQDLTGVQLLVAALQQSVKWIRDHLKETSALLEGVLKEMSQREILRMLYHESQGIAPIGKTLIVQTAQYIDEFKLLGLLPDTTNSYRLAKDMCQKIF, from the coding sequence GTGATAACCCGTAGGCAGTTATGGATTGGGGGTGCCCTGACAACCACCCTTGCTGGAACGGGTTTTGCTTTGTACGAAAGGAAAGGCCCGCATATACCCACCCTTTCTAAAGAGCAGCCTCACCGGGTAATTCGGCTGGCATGGCCTCGTTATGAAGAAGATGCTTTGTGGGTCGTTGCTATGCAAAAAGGGTATTTTTCAAGACATAACCTGGAAGTGCAGATTGTGCCTGGCCTTGATGAGGAAGAAGAGGTGATTGGCGCTTTAAAAGAAAGGCAGGCGGATGCTGCCATTGCCTCTATTTTAAGGTGGGTGCCCGCCCTTTACACGCATAGTCTTTCAGCCAAGCTGGTTACGGGCTTATATGCAGGAACTTTTCGGATTTTTGTTGCAAGGGGAAGTAAAATAGATCGCATTTCTGACCTGCAAAACAAGGTGATCGGTGTTGGGGATTCTTCTCCCAATGGGCTTGACCGGCTTTTTGTCTCGTTAATGCTTCGGCGTAAGGGAATGAACCCCTATAAGGATATAACCTGGCGGCAACTTGATGAAGATGATGTTTTGCCATTGCTGGAAGAAAGAGGGATAGACGCTTACGCTGCCCATGATCCAGATGCCTGGTATTTTATGCAGGAAAATGTTGGGGATATTCAGCAATTATTTAGCTCTATCACGGGGCAGTATGAGGGGCGTGTTAATCGGGTTTTAGGGGTTGATGAAGGCTTTCTGGAGCAGGACCTAACAGGGGTGCAGCTTTTAGTGGCAGCCTTGCAGCAGAGCGTAAAATGGATAAGGGACCACCTAAAAGAAACAAGCGCTTTACTGGAGGGAGTGTTGAAGGAAATGAGCCAAAGAGAGATCTTGCGCATGTTGTATCATGAAAGCCAGGGGATAGCCCCTATTGGGAAAACCCTTATTGTGCAAACGGCGCAGTATATTGATGAATTTAAATTATTAGGCTTGCTGCCCGATACAACAAACTCCTATCGGCTTGCCAAGGATATGTGCCAGAAGATTTTTTAA
- a CDS encoding DUF2335 domain-containing protein gives MNEPEANNKNSIISQNDTVQESIKKALDDALKNVSLEELENSKNNDSDSTKQRLASFISQEISISRGPIPPPEIMAGYGKINKSFPDRIMKMAERNREDRIELYKKDLEKHYFANNLRVIAFTFIILVAIAAVVILVIFNHEAAAAIIGTITSLGGGAWAIHMLNRDNNEPQFLKQPKNTSSKEDPEEK, from the coding sequence ATGAACGAACCAGAAGCAAATAATAAAAATAGCATAATATCACAAAATGATACTGTTCAAGAAAGTATAAAAAAAGCACTTGATGATGCTTTAAAAAATGTTTCTTTAGAAGAATTAGAAAATTCGAAAAATAACGACTCTGATAGTACAAAACAGCGTCTTGCATCTTTTATTTCTCAGGAAATTTCGATTTCAAGGGGTCCTATACCCCCACCTGAAATCATGGCCGGTTATGGAAAAATTAATAAGTCTTTCCCCGACCGTATAATGAAAATGGCTGAGAGAAACAGAGAAGACAGGATTGAACTTTACAAAAAAGATCTAGAGAAGCACTACTTTGCCAATAATCTTCGCGTAATAGCGTTTACTTTCATTATCCTGGTAGCTATTGCTGCTGTAGTCATTCTTGTTATTTTCAATCATGAAGCAGCAGCGGCAATAATAGGAACAATTACTTCTCTTGGGGGAGGTGCGTGGGCTATTCATATGCTTAATAGAGATAATAATGAGCCTCAATTCCTTAAACAGCCCAAAAATACTTCTTCTAAAGAAGACCCTGAAGAAAAATAA